The genomic DNA acagccccactcattatcagagaggctgcctaaaatcacaataaggtcacagacaccccaaaacccaCAACCAGATGCAGAcccgcccaccagaaagaaaagatccagcccaacccaccagaacacaggcactagtaccctccatcaggaagcttacacaacccactgaaccaaactttgccactgggggaagacaccaaaaacaacgggacactacgaaccagcagcctgcatAAAGGAGGCCCCAAATAcaggaagttaagcaaaatgagaaaacagagaaacacacagcagatgaaggagcaaggtaaaaccccaccataccaaacaaatgaagaggaaataggcagtctacctgaaaaagagttcagagtaatgatagtaaagatgatcccaaaattggaactagaatggagaagatacaagaagcatttaacaaggacctagaggaacgaaaaagcaaacaatgatgaacaacacaataagtggaattaaaaattttccagaagGAAACAATAcgagaataactgaagcagaagaatggataaatgacccagaagataaaatagtggaaataactattgcagagcagaatgaagaaaaaagaatgaaaagaattgaggacaatctgagacacctctgggacaacattaaacacaacaacattcgaattataggggtcccagaagaagaagagaaaaagaaagggactgagaaagtatttgaaaagattataattgaaaacattgctaatatgggaaaggaaaaagttattcaagtccaggaaactcagagagtcccatacaggataaatccaaggagaaatatgccaagacacatattaatcaagctatcaaaaattaaatacaaagaaaaattattaaaagcatcaagggaaaaacaacaaataacatacaagggaatccccataaggctaacagctgatcttacaacagaaactatgcaagccagaaggaactggcgggacatatttaaagtgatgaaagggaaaaacctacaaccaggattactctaccaagcaaggatctcattcagatttgacggagaaattaaaaactttacagacaagtaaaagctaagagaattcagcaccaacaaaccagttatacaacaaatgctaaaggaacttctctaggcagaaaacacaagagaaggaaaatacctacaataacaaacccaaaacaagtaagaaaatgataataggaacatacatattgataattaccttaaatgtaaatggattaaatgctcttgacaaaaagcttttgacaaaattaaacacccatttatgataaaaaccctccagaaagtaggcatagagggaactttcatcAAAacaatacaggccatatatgaccaacccacagccaacatcgttctcagtgctGAAAacttgaaaccatttccaccaagatcaggaacaagacaaggtttcccactctcaccactaaaatttaacacagttttggaagttttagccacaagaatcagagaagaaaaaggaatccaaatcggaaaagaagaagtgaagctctcactgtttgcagatgacatgatactatacatagagaatcctaaagaggctaccagaaaactactagagctaatcaatgaatttggtacaggatacaacattaatgcacagatatctctttcattcctatacactaaagaagaaaaatttgaaacagaacttatggaaacactcccttaccactgcaacaaaaaaataaaatacctaggaataagcctacctaaggagacaaaagacctgtactcagaaaagtataagacactgatggaagaaatcaaacatgacacaaaaagctggagagatataccatgttataggattggaagaatcaacattgtgaaaatgactatactacccaaagcaatctacagattcaatgcaatccctatcaaacaaccaatggcatttttcagagaactagaacaaaaaaattcacaatttgtatggaaacacagaagaccccgaatagacaaatcaatcttgagaagaaaaacagagctggaggaatcaggctccctgacttcagactatactacaaagctgcattaatcaagacagtacggtactggcacaaaaacagaaatatagatcaatggaacaggatagaaagcccagagataaacccacgcacatatggtcacctcatttttgataaaggaggcaagaatatacaatggagaaaagacagcctcttcaataagtggtgctgggaaaactgggcagctacaaaaagaatgaaattaaaagatgccctaacaccatacacaaatataaactcaaaatggactaaaacctaaatgtaaggccagacactataaaagtcttagaggaaaacataagcagaacactctatgacatcaatcatagcaagatcctttttgacccacctcctagagaaatggaaataaaaacaaaaatttaaaaatgggactaATGAGGCCGGGCGCGTTCCGCGGGGCCGGCGGTTTGGGCGAGGTTGCTTGGGCCAGCGAGGGTGCGGGGCTCCGGAGCTCGGGGCTCGCCCCCGCCACTCCGGGTAGGCGCGCCGATGGCGTTTCTAGGGTGACGCTGCGCACGCCGACTCTCTCCGGGGACAGAGGAAACACCTATGAACCCTTCGGCCTCCTTCCTGGCCGGGCGCCAGAACATTGGGTCAGAAGTTGAGATTTCCACTATCGAGAAGCAACGGAGAGAGCTACAGCTTCTCATTGGAGAATTAAAAGATCGAGATAGAGAGCTCAATGATATGGTTGCAGTACATCAAAGACAACTTCTTTCATGGGAAGAGGATCGGCAGAAAGTGTTGACTTTGGAAGAACGTTGCAGCAAATTAGAAGGTGAACTAcataaaagaactgaaataatCAGGTCACtcacaaagaaagtaaaaaccCTTGAATCGAATCAAATTGAATGCCAGAGTACTCTTCAAAAGACTCAACTACAGCTTCAAGAAATGGCCCCAAAGGCAACCCATTCCACTCTCCTCTCTGAAGACCTTGAGGCTAGAAACGAAAATCTCAGCAACACATTAGTGGAACTTTCTGCTCAAGTGGGACAATTGCAAGCTCGAGAACAGGCTCTCACCACCATGATAAAGCTGAAGGACAAAGATATTATCGAGGCAGTCAATCACATTGCTGACTGTTCGGGTAAATTTAAATTGTTAGAGCGTGCCTTACGCGATGCTAAGATGGTGGAGACCTGTATTGTGAAAGAAAAGCAAGATTATAAGCAGAAATTGAAGGCACTTAAGCTTGAAGTCAATAAGCTAAAAGAGGAtctaaatgaaaagacaacagaaaataatGGACAACGAGAAGAGATCATTCGCCTCAAGCAAGAGAAAAGTTGCCTGCATGATGAATTGGTTTTTGCTGGTAAAAATAGATGATTAGTTTAAGTAACCTGAACGTTCTACGATACTACCATGATGGGCTAAATGAATTGTACCTCTCTCAAAatactttatgtatttaattaatttattttaacaccCTTTGAGAAATGAGGAGGGACCAGGCAGGGAATTTTAAAGCTGTTATTGTGCCTCCCAGTTcactctgtttcctcttctgtaaaatgaggagctgCTCTCCCTTCTAGCTTGAGTGCATGACTATACTAGCTCACTAAAAACATAGTACTTGTGCTTAAAAATTCAATAAGAAAGAATCTTTTGAGCCAAGTATTTGCAAATACTAGATAAAAATTAGGAATTCAACAGTTTTTCAATTTTGCAAATAGATCACCTGTAGTTATTACAGTTGGAAAATACTCATGTGTTTTGTTACATCAGTACGACCGCAAAATAATAATGTTGGGGATGAATTTTTCATGACTTAAAAGCAAGTTTGTCAATAAAGTGTAACTTAGGCCCCCTTCTGATAAACATAAAAGTGGCACTCCCCACTCTCCCTCACCGCCATGTTCTCCTACACTCTAACCCCAACCCACCCCAGTGTGTCAGAGTTTCTAgcctctcctttctctgctcccaACTGAGAATCACTGATATTTAGAGCTTATCTATATATGGCCCTGACAGCCAAGAAGGTTTTGTTAGACTTGAATTTTGGTGGTTTGTATGAAGAAAATCATAGGTTTGGAGGTAAAGTTCcaaatagaaattaaatgaactgggacttccctggagatccagtggttaggactccgcgcttccactgcagggggcgcaggttcgatccctggtcagggaactaagatcccgcatgccatgtggtatggtcaaaagaaaaaagaatttaattaaCTAAGTGAACATGTTTGGGTCTACTCATACCTACTCTCAATGTCCTTCCTGCTAGGAAGAGACTACATTTCTATAAGTTAAAGGGCAGAATACagtattatattacatttttttcaaataaaatgaaaattttaatctcATGTGATTAAAGATTGGGGAAATGCAGTTTCCTACCACTAGAGGTCACTATTTCCATTATTTCTAGGATTCCTGTGTCTCAAAGTAATTATGTCTTACATTGTTACAGATACTTAcataaagatatacatatatttgtacatCTACACAAAGATATACATATGTTTGTAGCCTTATAGTGGAATTCCCGCAATCTTTGGATCAgcatctgtgtgccaggcactctgctagtgACTAAGAAGCTCATAGGCCCAAAGAGAGTTTAGTGCTCTACAGATGCTGTGAATAAAATGTGCGAGgtcagaggaaggaaaaacatttacagaacattttAATAATCTCCTTTTTTTTGGTTCATCTGTTTTTACTCATATGTTCTATTATGTATTACTAGGTAAAGTATATGTAATTTGTTAGA from Pseudorca crassidens isolate mPseCra1 chromosome 4, mPseCra1.hap1, whole genome shotgun sequence includes the following:
- the LOC137223231 gene encoding coiled-coil domain-containing protein 62-like; translation: MNPSASFLAGRQNIGSEVEISTIEKQRRELQLLIGELKDRDRELNDMVAVHQRQLLSWEEDRQKVLTLEERCSKLEGELHKRTEIIRSLTKKVKTLESNQIECQSTLQKTQLQLQEMAPKATHSTLLSEDLEARNENLSNTLVELSAQVGQLQAREQALTTMIKLKDKDIIEAVNHIADCSGKFKLLERALRDAKMVETCIVKEKQDYKQKLKALKLEVNKLKEDLNEKTTENNGQREEIIRLKQEKSCLHDELVFAGKNR